The genomic interval GATAAATAATAGTTCGTTAATTTTAAATATATGATAAGATTAAAGTTCCGATTGCTGGCTTAATAATTTTTTCATTGACAGTGGTATATTTTTCTCAACTATGTGTTTCATGCTCATGTGCCTGTTAGCAATGTATGCATCAATGAATTCATTGCTAATATAATACACAAGAAGAAAATCTATTATAACTTCATTATCATCAAGCCGCTCTATTTTATCAAACATATGATCACATGAAATTTTAGTAACAAGATACTTAGAAATCTCCCGCCTTATTATAATATATATCATAGAGCACTCACAGTTTATATAATTCCGGCCTCCTCTGTTTTAAAACCGGCATTTTTTTCCTTACAGTTGATATCCTGTTTGTATCAATGATCGAATAAATAATATCTTCATCTTCTGCTGCCCTATTTATTATAGCTCCTATGGGGTCGGTAAATGTAGTTATGCCAGTAAAGCCACCGCCAATCATGTTAGAAGTAGCCAGGTATGTTGTATTCTCTAGTGCCCTTGTGGATACAAGTGATAACCATTGCTCCTCTTTTATAGGGCCGGCAAACCATGCTGAAATCAGTATAACCATATCCGCATCATTAAGTGAGTAATTCCTGAAAACCTCAGGAAATCTTATATCATAACATATTAACATCCCAAAATTTATATTTCCTATTTTCGAAATTTTAAATGGTCCATTTCCATATGTATAAATATCGGATTCCCGGTATCCAAAAGCATCGTACAGATGCGATTTTCTGTAATAATTTAATAATTCACCATCGTTTACATATACGGCAGTATCGTAATAATTATGGTCGTAGACCTCATTGATGCCAGTTATTATGCCGATTTTATTGGTTCTGGATATCTCTTTTATCCTTTTTATATAATTGCCATTAAGCACCTCCGCATTTCTTATTATAGCATCCTTATACTGTGAATAAAACATATAATATTCTGGAAATACTATTAAATCAGCGGAATTTGCAGCCGCAGTGCCAGCATAATATTCAATATTTCTTAAGCTTACATCCTTGTCTGCTACAGGCTTTAATTGTGTGAGTGCTATTTTTACCATAGCATATATAACCTGTATTAATATAAAAATCATACGCATATTCCACTTCTATGCAGTTACCTTCTGGAAATTTCTATATCGAGAGTTTAATTATAATCATGTTGAAACAAAGGAAAAATTGAATTTGCTGAAACGTTTTAATATTATCTGCATATAACCAGATATGAAAACCTTAAAAATTGGTGCTTTAGCAGATTCCGGAGATCTATACCCATTTATTCCATTACTGGAAAAGAAGGTAAAAAGCGACGATTTTAACCTGGAGTTTGAGTTCATTCCAACTGTGCAGGAGGTTAATGATAAAATAGTGAAAAAAGATGTTGATATATCAGTTCCATCGGCTGCACTTTACCCTTATATCCAGAATGATTACTTTATCCTTTCAAGTGCTGTTGCTTCGGCTGTTGACGGAATCACAGGAATGCCCATTCTGGCAATGAAAAAAATGGATATTGATGAAATAAAGAATTCTAAAATAATTGTCCACGGATTGAACACCACTGCCTTTAACCTGTATAAGTTGCTAATCGGGAAGTATAAGAAACTTATAGTGGTACACAGGGTCCTCGATGAGGTAAATTCCATGGTGAACGAAGACGGTGTTATGGTTGCAGTCCATGAACTTAAGGCAATGTATGACCTGAGA from Ferroplasma acidiphilum carries:
- a CDS encoding carbon-nitrogen hydrolase family protein, with the translated sequence MVKIALTQLKPVADKDVSLRNIEYYAGTAAANSADLIVFPEYYMFYSQYKDAIIRNAEVLNGNYIKRIKEISRTNKIGIITGINEVYDHNYYDTAVYVNDGELLNYYRKSHLYDAFGYRESDIYTYGNGPFKISKIGNINFGMLICYDIRFPEVFRNYSLNDADMVILISAWFAGPIKEEQWLSLVSTRALENTTYLATSNMIGGGFTGITTFTDPIGAIINRAAEDEDIIYSIIDTNRISTVRKKMPVLKQRRPELYKL
- a CDS encoding menaquinone biosynthesis family protein produces the protein MKTLKIGALADSGDLYPFIPLLEKKVKSDDFNLEFEFIPTVQEVNDKIVKKDVDISVPSAALYPYIQNDYFILSSAVASAVDGITGMPILAMKKMDIDEIKNSKIIVHGLNTTAFNLYKLLIGKYKKLIVVHRVLDEVNSMVNEDGVMVAVHELKAMYDLRKMGVEPVRLASMWEMWKQLSGNRPMPMGTVVINSEIGEEYALKFKELYNKSKKYAESHMEEILPVDVKIMREVQNSDISLEVIKGTIGADVKEYNVSIDDVKSGLEFFYEIMHKKNLLPGVKELRLI